A single Glycine soja cultivar W05 chromosome 14, ASM419377v2, whole genome shotgun sequence DNA region contains:
- the LOC114384179 gene encoding synaptonemal complex protein 1-like — MKQEHDKRQASLIAEHNEQLKRTQLQAENELREKTMFMRNDHEAQIKALRCELEDECRKLEEELHLQKSKEDRQRALLQLQLKVMSDKPKEDQEVNSKQVDLCFNLFVCVCLQMDAIFANFHVGIPLVVWFDILHLSFGRHSWGNEKTFLVYLNVLL, encoded by the exons ATGAAGCAGGAGCATGACAAGAGGCAAGCAAGCCTCATAGCTGAACACAACGAACAGCTAAAGCGTACCCAACTGCAAGCTGAAAATGAATTGAGAGAG AAAACAATGTTTATGAGGAATGATCATGAAGCTCAGATCAAAGCATTGAGGTGTGAACTTGAAGATGAGTGTCGGAAGCTGGAAGAGGAGTTGCATCTTCAAAAATCCAAA GAAGACAGGCAAAGGGCTTTGTTGCAGTTGCAgttgaaagtgatgagtgaCAAGCCCAAAGAGGACCAAGAAGTGAATTCAAAACAGGTTGACTTGTGTTTCAATCTATTTGTCTGCGTCTGTCTTCAAATGGATGCCATATTTGCTAATTTTCATGTTGGGATACCTTTGGTAGTTTGGTTTGACATATTACATTTATCATTTGGAAGGCACAGTTGGGGAAATGAGAAGACATTTCTTGTATACCTAAATGTGCTTCTTTAA
- the LOC114383275 gene encoding synaptonemal complex protein ZEP1-like, whose protein sequence is MIVNSFAHMISTKPVDRYTRPEFTENGPLAIDSKQAINHIKRKYELENMEIVNKEKEKADKAIAEIEAKCGQKIEECKEEQRQQLMRIEDEHTLLVSIEKVLNLKLLAA, encoded by the exons AtgattgtaaattcatttgctCATATGATATCAACTAAGCCTGTTGATCGATATACAAGACCAGAATTTACAG agAATGGGCCGTTGGCAATTGATTCTAAACAGGCTATTAATCATATTAAGAGGAAGTATGAGTTGGAGAATATGGAAATTGTGaacaaggaaaaagaaaag GCTGACAAAGCCATTGCAGAAATTGAGGCAAAGTGTGGCCAAAAAATTGAAGAATGCAAAGAAGAACAAAGGCAGCAGTTGATGCGCATTGAAGATGAACACACGTTGCTCGTAAGCATAGAAAAagtcttgaatttgaaattattggcTGCTTAG